One Thermoplasmata archaeon DNA segment encodes these proteins:
- a CDS encoding transcription initiation factor IIB yields the protein MPDDGENGGVEKAAPRAEDLAVATRCTSCGSNHLTRDYERGELVCDECGLVLEESMIDQGPDWRAFDAEQGEKRARTGAPTTLTIHDKGLSTEIGWKNRDPYGKSIPTRNRAQLYRLRKWQRRIRVSNATERNLAFALAELDRIASGMALPRNVRETAAMIYRKAVNRNLIRGRSIEGVVAASLYGSCRQCNVPRTLDEIASKSRIGRKEIGRTYRFMTRELHLKLMPTRPQDYIQRFCSELKLKGEIQTRANEILKDATERELTSGRGPTGVAAAAIYIASVQCGERRTQREVAEVAGVTEVTIRNRYKELTEKLNLRVML from the coding sequence GTGCCGGACGACGGGGAGAACGGGGGCGTCGAGAAGGCGGCACCGCGTGCCGAGGACCTCGCGGTCGCCACCCGGTGCACGAGCTGCGGATCGAACCACCTGACCCGCGACTACGAGCGCGGCGAGCTCGTCTGCGACGAGTGCGGGCTCGTGCTCGAGGAGTCGATGATCGACCAGGGCCCGGATTGGCGCGCGTTCGACGCCGAGCAGGGCGAGAAGCGGGCGCGGACCGGGGCGCCGACGACGCTGACGATCCACGACAAGGGCCTGTCGACCGAGATCGGCTGGAAGAACCGGGACCCCTACGGCAAGTCGATCCCGACGCGCAACCGCGCGCAGCTCTACCGCCTGCGCAAGTGGCAGCGCCGCATCCGCGTCTCCAACGCCACGGAGCGCAACCTCGCCTTCGCCCTCGCGGAGCTCGACCGGATCGCCTCGGGCATGGCGCTCCCGCGCAACGTACGGGAGACGGCGGCGATGATCTACCGCAAGGCGGTCAACCGCAATCTCATCCGGGGCCGGTCGATCGAGGGCGTGGTCGCCGCGTCGCTCTACGGCAGCTGCCGACAGTGCAACGTGCCTCGGACCCTCGACGAGATCGCCTCCAAGTCCCGGATCGGGCGCAAGGAGATCGGCCGCACGTACCGGTTCATGACCCGTGAGCTCCACCTCAAGCTGATGCCGACCCGGCCGCAGGACTACATCCAGCGCTTCTGTTCCGAGCTCAAGCTCAAGGGCGAGATCCAGACCCGCGCGAACGAGATCCTCAAGGACGCCACCGAGCGCGAGCTCACGAGCGGCCGGGGGCCGACCGGGGTCGCCGCGGCCGCGATCTACATCGCGAGCGTGCAGTGCGGCGAGCGCCGGACCCAGCGCGAGGTCGCGGAGGTCGCCGGCGTGACCGAGGTCACGATCCGCAACCGCTACAAGGAGCTCACCGAGAAGCTCAACCTGCGCGTCATGCTCTAG
- a CDS encoding TldD/PmbA family protein translates to MSEELVDVALGAAETAGVDYADVRLVAPYRYLNIAVRDGVADALTSSTSAGLGVRVRTARAWGFAGTSDLTTAGVRAAARQAVRLARAASRSTRQPLSVTDDNGPINGRYSSPVREDPFEVGHEEIVALLTESERLLHVGPSVKSGAASFDAWEEVKWFRSTDGAAYRSRIVHVGAGIAATAIRAGMVQRRSWPASFGGDYAQAGFEFIRGLDLVSHAEAVGREALALLDAPACPTGTTTVVLESSQLALQVHESVGHAVELDRIYGNEAGYAGTSWVAADRIGSLPYGSPLMNVVADATEPGGLGTFGWDDEAVAAQRVPIVERGTLVGVLSSRESAAQLGLAHSGGTARADGPDRAPLIRMTNVDLRPGTMSLDELLSGVDEGVYLATNRSWSIDDKRLNFQFGTELGRRIVRGELGEIVRNPIYAGMTPEFWAKMDAVADASTWHLWGLPNCGKGQPSQVARVSHGAPVARFRHVPVRGG, encoded by the coding sequence GTGTCCGAGGAGCTCGTCGACGTCGCGCTCGGCGCGGCCGAGACGGCCGGCGTCGACTACGCCGACGTCCGGCTGGTCGCCCCGTACCGGTACCTGAACATCGCCGTCCGCGACGGGGTCGCGGACGCGCTGACGTCGAGCACCTCCGCGGGCCTCGGGGTGCGCGTGCGCACCGCGCGCGCCTGGGGGTTCGCCGGTACGAGCGACCTCACGACGGCCGGGGTCCGGGCGGCGGCGCGCCAGGCGGTGCGCCTCGCGCGCGCGGCGAGCCGCTCGACGCGCCAACCGCTGAGCGTCACCGACGACAACGGACCGATCAACGGCCGCTACTCCTCGCCCGTCCGCGAGGACCCGTTCGAGGTCGGCCACGAGGAGATCGTCGCGCTGCTCACGGAGAGCGAGCGCCTCCTGCACGTCGGACCGTCCGTGAAGAGCGGGGCGGCCTCGTTCGACGCGTGGGAGGAGGTCAAGTGGTTCCGGTCCACGGACGGCGCGGCGTACCGCTCGCGGATCGTCCACGTCGGCGCCGGCATCGCGGCGACCGCGATCCGCGCGGGCATGGTCCAGCGGCGCTCCTGGCCCGCTTCCTTCGGCGGCGACTACGCGCAGGCCGGCTTCGAGTTCATCCGGGGGCTCGACCTCGTGTCCCACGCGGAGGCGGTCGGACGCGAGGCACTGGCCCTCCTCGACGCGCCGGCCTGTCCCACCGGGACGACCACGGTGGTGCTCGAGTCGTCGCAGCTCGCGCTCCAGGTCCACGAGAGCGTGGGCCATGCGGTCGAGCTCGACCGGATCTACGGCAACGAGGCCGGCTACGCGGGGACGAGCTGGGTCGCCGCCGACCGGATCGGATCGCTGCCCTACGGGAGCCCGCTCATGAACGTGGTCGCGGACGCGACGGAGCCCGGCGGCCTCGGCACGTTCGGCTGGGACGACGAGGCGGTGGCCGCCCAGCGCGTGCCGATCGTCGAGCGCGGCACGCTGGTCGGGGTCCTCTCCTCTCGGGAGTCGGCGGCCCAGCTCGGGCTCGCCCACTCCGGCGGGACCGCCCGGGCCGACGGACCGGACCGTGCGCCCCTGATCCGCATGACGAACGTCGACCTCCGGCCCGGCACAATGTCGCTCGACGAGCTGCTGAGCGGCGTCGACGAGGGCGTCTACCTTGCGACGAACCGCTCCTGGTCGATCGACGATAAGCGCCTCAACTTCCAGTTCGGCACCGAGCTCGGCCGCCGCATCGTCCGCGGCGAGCTCGGCGAGATCGTGCGCAACCCGATCTACGCCGGGATGACGCCGGAGTTCTGGGCGAAGATGGACGCCGTCGCGGACGCGTCGACCTGGCACCTGTGGGGCCTGCCCAACTGCGGCAAGGGCCAGCCCTCGCAGGTCGCCCGGGTCAGCCACGGCGCCCCGGTCGCGCGCTTCCGCCACGTGCCGGTCCGCGGAGGCTAG
- a CDS encoding ATPase domain-containing protein, translating into MSTGNAGLDTMLGGGVIPRRPYLLVGPAGTGKSTLAIEFLCEGARRGERVLLVTLEEPPNEMRVNHRGLSSEFDRVDVFDAIPDVMRYERVPFKDISAVRQAMPFGHVPLVIRRTPELTGVEVTITALEQMLRSEVARKGYTRVVIDSLTALQYFCMKGFNEVAGAQMFLRFLSDLRVTTFLTVESPLEDVDTTERALARGEIRLFRWELDGKTVRAIGVEKLRGGSHDVRLHPYRIGPQGIDVQLGVTISRDTRRIIEPTPLVELAVTVPSGAVGSPLDPLTDEVADLVAVGADVGAIRTEIEAALDAVNRGDRVAASGHIAAASALSMDLAGGYRAPGVDAPSTGSDPGSIARRRIIARGDSVRAGVAPTELPASAELEPQLRRVLGALPRGPPAASVSPAPSPPAVAPVPGVPAREVPSPSAPLPPPATLVAPPAPPAPNPIAPASVAPPTPTPGPAAAPVPRPAPTPSVAAPARAGAEAAAAPASPSPIPLANPAPTAPTPPPPVVTASVVTPPSPPPPAPAPPAPRTAAAPPQRPPAPPSPPMLPARHAPPPPPPPPAPERPPPPAARQPPPPLPSPPYVARAPPPAAPPVASPPPPPLPIAPPPVPAAPLPAARAPTGAAAAAPIQGSEAAAAPTPATAPAPVPSEPAGPPRRQRKRAAKAGKRSNEPATGPPPPEDAAATAGTGPAAREGDAEAEAGVTDAATGRRRSARRRRSATAATAEPAPAPGPSGTPPEPPPAPAPSESAPPEAK; encoded by the coding sequence ATCTCGACCGGCAACGCCGGCCTCGACACGATGCTCGGCGGCGGCGTCATCCCGCGCCGCCCGTACCTGCTCGTCGGACCGGCCGGCACCGGCAAGTCGACGCTCGCGATCGAGTTCCTGTGCGAGGGCGCGCGCCGCGGCGAGCGCGTGCTGCTCGTCACGCTCGAGGAACCCCCGAACGAGATGCGCGTGAACCACCGGGGGCTGTCGAGCGAGTTCGACCGGGTCGACGTCTTCGACGCGATCCCCGACGTGATGCGTTACGAGCGCGTTCCGTTCAAGGACATCTCGGCGGTCCGACAGGCGATGCCGTTCGGGCACGTGCCGCTCGTCATCCGGCGCACTCCCGAGCTCACCGGGGTCGAGGTGACGATCACCGCGCTCGAGCAGATGCTGCGCAGTGAGGTGGCGCGCAAGGGCTACACGCGCGTCGTCATCGACTCGCTGACCGCGTTGCAGTACTTCTGCATGAAGGGATTCAACGAGGTCGCCGGCGCGCAGATGTTCCTGCGCTTTCTCTCCGATCTCCGGGTCACGACGTTCCTCACGGTCGAGTCCCCGCTCGAGGACGTCGACACGACCGAGCGCGCGCTCGCGCGCGGCGAGATCCGCCTCTTTCGCTGGGAGCTCGACGGCAAGACCGTTCGGGCGATCGGCGTCGAGAAGCTGCGCGGCGGCTCGCACGACGTGCGCCTGCATCCCTACCGCATCGGACCGCAGGGCATCGACGTGCAGCTCGGCGTCACGATCTCGCGCGATACCCGGCGCATCATCGAACCGACGCCCCTGGTCGAGCTCGCCGTGACCGTGCCGTCCGGCGCGGTCGGCTCGCCGCTCGACCCGCTCACGGACGAGGTCGCGGACCTCGTGGCCGTCGGCGCGGACGTCGGCGCCATCCGGACGGAGATCGAGGCCGCGCTCGATGCCGTGAACCGCGGGGACCGCGTCGCCGCCTCGGGCCACATCGCGGCCGCCTCGGCGCTCAGCATGGATCTCGCGGGCGGCTACCGTGCTCCCGGCGTCGACGCCCCGAGCACGGGTTCCGATCCCGGCTCGATCGCCCGGCGCCGGATCATCGCCCGCGGCGACTCGGTGCGGGCTGGGGTCGCCCCGACGGAGCTCCCGGCAAGCGCCGAGCTCGAGCCGCAGCTGCGCCGGGTGTTGGGCGCGCTCCCCCGCGGTCCGCCCGCGGCCAGCGTGTCGCCGGCGCCGTCTCCGCCGGCCGTGGCGCCGGTGCCGGGGGTTCCGGCGCGAGAGGTCCCCAGCCCGAGCGCACCGCTCCCGCCGCCGGCCACCCTCGTCGCTCCCCCCGCGCCGCCGGCTCCCAACCCCATCGCGCCGGCGTCGGTCGCCCCGCCGACCCCGACCCCGGGCCCGGCGGCGGCCCCCGTCCCGAGGCCCGCCCCGACTCCCTCGGTCGCGGCCCCGGCTCGCGCTGGGGCGGAAGCGGCGGCGGCGCCCGCGAGTCCGTCGCCGATCCCTCTCGCGAACCCCGCACCCACGGCCCCGACGCCACCACCCCCCGTGGTGACGGCTTCCGTGGTCACGCCGCCGTCCCCTCCACCGCCCGCGCCCGCACCGCCCGCACCGCGGACGGCGGCCGCTCCGCCCCAGCGTCCTCCCGCTCCCCCCTCCCCACCGATGCTCCCCGCGCGACACGCGCCGCCGCCGCCTCCACCGCCTCCCGCTCCCGAGCGCCCTCCGCCGCCGGCCGCACGCCAGCCACCGCCGCCGCTACCCAGTCCGCCCTACGTGGCGAGGGCTCCGCCCCCGGCCGCACCGCCGGTGGCGAGCCCGCCCCCTCCGCCGTTGCCCATCGCCCCCCCGCCAGTGCCCGCGGCTCCGCTCCCGGCCGCTCGCGCCCCCACCGGCGCGGCCGCAGCCGCTCCGATCCAAGGCTCCGAGGCCGCCGCGGCCCCGACGCCCGCCACGGCACCGGCCCCGGTGCCCTCCGAGCCGGCGGGCCCGCCGCGGCGACAACGCAAGCGGGCGGCGAAGGCGGGCAAGCGCTCCAACGAGCCGGCCACCGGTCCGCCGCCTCCCGAGGACGCGGCGGCGACGGCGGGCACCGGGCCCGCCGCCCGCGAGGGCGATGCCGAGGCAGAGGCCGGCGTGACGGATGCCGCGACCGGCCGCAGGCGGTCCGCGCGACGACGCAGGTCGGCGACGGCCGCGACGGCCGAGCCCGCGCCGGCCCCCGGTCCTTCGGGCACCCCGCCCGAGCCGCCGCCCGCCCCGGCCCCGTCGGAGAGTGCGCCGCCCGAGGCAAAGTGA
- a CDS encoding ATPase domain-containing protein: MTVASSALVQERVATGIPGLDRMLGGGLIAGRPYLVTGGTGSGKTLLSLTFLLEGLRQKEEVLLVAVDEPPTEIAENVQSFRWDLSAVKTLDANPGTRGIRKTAAVQEIRTMTDLKTMRDLTEEKKKTSEIEEISIQSIYLKLRQQMADVPFRRVVIDSITSIRRFAVKSSQDPQAERTEIQSLLRFLAEQNVTALITATPSNPGVLTPEEILTRGEILLTRKWIGDRSVRQIKIVRMRGAAHDPERRPFGITPQGIVLG; encoded by the coding sequence GTGACCGTCGCGTCCTCCGCCCTGGTCCAGGAGCGCGTCGCGACCGGCATCCCGGGCCTCGACCGGATGCTCGGCGGTGGACTGATCGCCGGTCGCCCGTACCTCGTGACCGGCGGCACGGGCAGCGGCAAGACGCTCCTCAGCCTCACCTTCCTCCTCGAGGGCCTTCGGCAGAAGGAGGAGGTGCTCCTCGTCGCGGTCGACGAACCCCCGACGGAGATCGCAGAGAACGTGCAGTCGTTCCGGTGGGACCTCTCGGCGGTGAAGACGCTCGATGCGAACCCCGGCACGCGAGGGATCCGCAAGACCGCCGCGGTCCAGGAGATCCGCACGATGACCGATCTGAAGACGATGCGCGACCTCACCGAGGAGAAGAAGAAGACGAGCGAGATCGAGGAGATCTCGATCCAGTCGATCTACCTCAAGCTGCGCCAGCAGATGGCCGACGTGCCGTTCCGCCGCGTGGTGATCGACTCGATCACGTCGATCCGCCGATTCGCCGTGAAGTCGTCGCAGGACCCGCAGGCCGAGCGCACGGAGATCCAGTCGCTGCTGCGCTTCCTCGCCGAGCAGAACGTGACCGCGCTGATCACCGCGACGCCGAGCAATCCGGGCGTGCTGACGCCCGAGGAGATCCTGACGCGCGGGGAGATCCTTCTGACCCGTAAGTGGATCGGCGACCGCTCGGTCCGCCAGATCAAGATCGTCCGGATGCGCGGCGCGGCGCACGACCCCGAGCGTCGGCCGTTCGGGATCACGCCCCAGGGGATCGTGCTCGGCTAG
- a CDS encoding H/ACA RNA-protein complex component Gar1 (functions in a trimeric complex to guide RNA-target RNA complexes for the purposes of pseudouridylation; box H/ACA RNA-protein particle consists of Cbf5p, Nop10p and Gar1 along with the guide RNA and ribosomal protein L7Ae), translated as MPRAAPRPVPCEVGIVRAVTPSGNLTVRSATAEAPAEGTRVTDRRRVVHGTVLRVFGPVARPYLSVRLARPPTPAEGFALIGTILETE; from the coding sequence TTGCCGCGAGCAGCCCCCCGCCCGGTTCCGTGCGAGGTCGGCATCGTGCGCGCGGTCACGCCCTCGGGGAATCTCACCGTCCGCTCCGCGACCGCGGAGGCGCCGGCCGAGGGGACGCGCGTGACCGACCGCCGCCGCGTCGTCCACGGCACCGTGCTGCGGGTATTCGGGCCGGTCGCGCGACCGTACCTATCGGTGCGGCTCGCGCGTCCGCCGACCCCGGCGGAGGGGTTCGCGCTCATCGGCACGATCCTCGAGACGGAGTGA
- a CDS encoding HD domain-containing protein, which produces MVRRAPAATAKSIFDPVHGPIPLSGVALDLVGTPEFQRLWGIRQTGFAHLVFPGANHTRLEHSLGTFWVASRFAERLGLPAEEARLLAIGGLLHDLGHGPFSHTLDGPMQEALGFGHERLSRARIEGTGADGASSSVPAILRRHRIEPESVAALVDPTAPVAPEIVGRLLHGAIDADRIDYLQRDAHYTGVAHGAIDAIRLLDTIRLIEGRLVFAEKGRSAVEGFLVGRALMYSTVYFHKTVRAAEVMAQAAVERRAGYPESARELFGWTDGELLTRLADGGGPSGALIRSVLERRLHKRAFGLRSMTRAARRRWERLAEHPAERRGLEDELAGRLRAPAGAVVIDLAGLGARGDPADDWKDVGLASGRMITYPFRAVSPWHALVMRPPADWPVSVYVAPRFRAAASRWLEREPRAIP; this is translated from the coding sequence ATGGTCCGACGTGCCCCCGCCGCGACGGCGAAATCGATCTTCGACCCAGTCCACGGCCCGATCCCGCTCAGCGGGGTCGCGCTCGACCTGGTCGGCACTCCGGAATTCCAGCGCCTGTGGGGGATCCGGCAGACCGGCTTCGCCCATCTCGTCTTTCCCGGCGCCAACCACACGCGCCTCGAGCACTCGCTCGGCACGTTCTGGGTCGCCTCCCGGTTCGCCGAACGCCTCGGCCTCCCCGCCGAGGAGGCGCGGCTCCTGGCGATCGGCGGCCTGCTGCACGACCTCGGGCACGGCCCGTTCTCGCACACCCTGGACGGGCCCATGCAGGAAGCCCTCGGCTTCGGGCACGAGCGCCTCTCGCGCGCGCGCATCGAGGGGACGGGTGCCGACGGCGCGAGCTCGTCAGTCCCGGCCATCTTACGGCGCCACCGGATCGAGCCGGAGAGCGTGGCCGCGCTCGTAGATCCCACGGCGCCGGTCGCCCCCGAGATCGTCGGCCGGCTCCTGCACGGCGCGATCGACGCCGACCGCATCGACTACCTGCAGCGGGACGCGCACTACACCGGCGTCGCGCACGGGGCGATCGACGCGATCCGCCTCCTCGACACGATCCGGCTGATCGAGGGCCGGCTGGTCTTCGCCGAAAAGGGACGCAGCGCGGTCGAGGGGTTCCTCGTCGGTCGGGCCCTGATGTACTCGACGGTCTACTTCCACAAGACCGTGCGGGCGGCCGAGGTGATGGCCCAGGCTGCCGTCGAGCGACGGGCCGGCTATCCCGAGAGCGCCCGGGAGCTCTTTGGCTGGACCGACGGCGAGCTGCTCACGCGTCTCGCCGACGGCGGAGGCCCGAGCGGCGCGCTGATCCGCTCGGTCCTGGAGCGGCGTCTCCACAAGCGCGCGTTCGGGCTCCGCTCGATGACCCGCGCGGCCCGTCGGCGCTGGGAGCGGCTCGCGGAGCACCCGGCCGAGCGACGCGGGCTGGAGGACGAGCTCGCCGGGCGGCTGCGCGCTCCGGCCGGCGCGGTCGTGATCGACCTCGCGGGCCTCGGGGCGCGGGGCGACCCGGCGGACGACTGGAAGGACGTCGGGCTCGCCTCGGGCCGGATGATCACCTATCCGTTCCGCGCCGTGAGCCCCTGGCACGCGCTCGTGATGCGACCGCCGGCCGATTGGCCGGTCAGCGTCTACGTCGCTCCGCGCTTCCGCGCCGCGGCGAGCCGGTGGCTCGAGCGCGAGCCGCGGGCGATCCCGTAG
- a CDS encoding SIS domain-containing protein encodes MRNRALEPSGPAKMRALAAALPSGLRDGFRSGVAIAPGASARTTTVFCVGMGGSGIASELARGLVAAETALSLEVVRSPDLPRAVGRHSLVVLVSYSGTTWETLRAYDAAGRAGARRVVVTSGGTLAERAERDGVPFLPLPPGIPPRTAVGTMFGGLLGLIDPLFPESNERRLENAASRVEAAVPEFGRARGLPARLARRLGDRLPIVYAESAFAGLARRWATQIEENAKCLAFFDEVPELFHNALVGWDAVRPTEARRCAVVLIEWSEESAPTRKSFDYLDRLLARRGVRVLRVPLESEDRLEALLVGLALGDHLSLFLAEARHVDPYPVEAITRLKAALADPARR; translated from the coding sequence ATGCGGAACCGTGCGCTCGAGCCGAGCGGTCCGGCGAAGATGCGCGCGCTCGCCGCGGCACTTCCGAGCGGGCTGCGCGACGGCTTCCGATCCGGGGTCGCTATCGCTCCGGGGGCCAGCGCGCGGACCACGACCGTCTTCTGCGTCGGGATGGGCGGCTCGGGCATCGCCTCGGAGCTCGCGCGGGGCCTCGTCGCGGCCGAGACCGCGCTCTCGCTGGAGGTCGTCCGCTCGCCCGACCTGCCGCGCGCCGTCGGCCGCCACAGCCTCGTCGTGCTGGTCAGCTACTCCGGCACCACCTGGGAGACCCTGCGCGCCTACGACGCGGCCGGGCGGGCCGGGGCCCGCCGGGTCGTGGTCACGAGCGGTGGCACGCTCGCCGAGCGCGCCGAGCGCGACGGCGTGCCCTTCCTGCCGCTACCGCCCGGGATCCCGCCCCGCACGGCCGTGGGGACCATGTTCGGCGGCCTGCTCGGGCTGATCGACCCGCTGTTCCCCGAATCGAACGAGCGCCGGCTCGAGAACGCCGCGAGCCGCGTCGAAGCCGCCGTGCCCGAGTTCGGCCGGGCCCGCGGTCTTCCCGCCCGCCTCGCACGGCGGCTGGGCGACCGCCTGCCGATCGTCTACGCGGAGAGCGCGTTCGCCGGCCTCGCCCGTCGCTGGGCGACGCAGATCGAGGAGAACGCGAAGTGTCTCGCCTTCTTCGACGAGGTGCCCGAGCTGTTCCACAACGCGCTCGTGGGCTGGGACGCGGTCCGACCGACCGAGGCGCGTCGCTGCGCCGTCGTCCTGATCGAGTGGTCCGAGGAGAGCGCCCCGACGCGCAAGAGCTTCGACTACCTCGACCGCCTGCTCGCGCGCCGCGGCGTGCGGGTCTTGCGCGTGCCGCTCGAATCCGAGGACCGGCTCGAGGCGTTGCTGGTGGGGCTCGCCCTCGGGGACCATCTCAGCCTGTTCCTCGCGGAGGCACGCCACGTCGACCCGTACCCCGTCGAGGCGATCACACGCCTCAAGGCCGCGCTCGCCGACCCGGCACGGCGCTGA
- a CDS encoding EVE domain-containing protein, with product MARWLVKSDPEDYAFADLERDGRTEWTGVHNALALRHLRSMAPGDAVLVYHSGGERAAVGLARVESVPRPDPRDARGSWTVTLAATRRLARAIPLDELRRVPGLDGFVLFRMGRLSVLPVSAREWARVLARESLAAAPRPTGSPAARARATGSPRRGSAERRRR from the coding sequence GTGGCGCGCTGGCTCGTGAAGTCCGACCCCGAGGACTACGCGTTCGCCGACCTCGAGCGCGACGGACGCACGGAGTGGACCGGGGTCCACAACGCTCTAGCGCTGCGCCACTTGCGCTCGATGGCCCCGGGGGACGCGGTGCTCGTGTACCACTCCGGTGGCGAGCGCGCGGCCGTCGGGCTCGCTCGGGTGGAGTCCGTCCCGCGACCCGACCCCCGGGACGCCCGCGGCTCCTGGACGGTGACACTGGCCGCGACGCGCCGTCTCGCCCGCGCGATCCCTCTGGACGAGCTGCGGCGCGTGCCGGGCCTGGACGGCTTCGTCCTGTTCCGCATGGGTCGGCTCTCCGTCCTGCCCGTCTCCGCCCGGGAGTGGGCTCGAGTACTGGCGCGCGAGTCGCTGGCGGCCGCGCCGCGCCCTACGGGATCGCCCGCGGCTCGCGCTCGAGCCACCGGCTCGCCGCGGCGCGGAAGCGCGGAGCGACGTAGACGCTGA